Proteins encoded within one genomic window of Ptiloglossa arizonensis isolate GNS036 chromosome 3, iyPtiAriz1_principal, whole genome shotgun sequence:
- the LOC143144266 gene encoding putative helicase mov-10-B.1 isoform X3: MAKDIKQDKSTIIGECSHCTSFGVSKLLKLKTFELPPDLHKALKNNLIEHPHDSQLCKNYVQLINNLSYVKKIKPEHYLILFKILIYMEAYEKQLIMASHNLKNQLLTKVFDTFCINVPTLNTDNAFVTFGDIVKLQNVRSKRAYFSRITDIEKHNIYVSLLRKNNEQHDLEQEVNVYFYDSNFQIKWFHYVLHIIYKHNLVNLLYPKLNTNYYTLPQDDLNWICEGVAQNPEQKQAVINILHNSAHPAPYIVFGPPGTGKTTTLVETIYQIRNRWKSKKILICASSNVAADEISKRLLALLPSKDIFRMYARSTHWNNVNKDIKSSSNFIDNAVLFLSKEIFILKKIVIVTLMTCVSVYNKEESMIVAYYINKLMQNKIGGRNIQEKDIGVITPFAAQNILINKYLNSKGLKKIICGTVERFQGLEKEIIILSTVRSKSFNHNGIEHIGFLSNAKRFNVALTRAKCFLIVIGNPSILCKDECWKHLWEYCDINNACSIIDVNLMRKIIN, from the exons ATGGCAAAAGATATTAAACAGGACAAAAGTACAATTATTGGGGAATGTTC GCACTGCACCAGTTTTGGTGTATCTAagctattaaaattaaaaacttttgaACTACCTCCTGATTTACACAAGGctttaaagaataatttaatagaacATCCTCATGATAGTcaattatgtaaaaattatgtaCAACTTATTAATAATCTTTcatatgtaaaaaaaataaaaccagaacattatttgatattatttaaaattttaatatatatggAAGCCTATGAAAAGCAATTAATTATGGCAtcacataatttaaaaaatcagtTGCTTACAAAAGTTTTCGACACATTTTGTATTAATGTACCCACATTAAATACAGATAATGCATTTGTTACATTTGGTGATATAGTAAAACTTCAAAACGTACGATCAAAACGTGCATATTTCAGTAGAATAACTGACATTGAAAAACAcaacatatatgtttcattatTACGCAA AAACAACGAACAGCATGATTTGGAACAAGAAGTCAATGTTTATTTTTatgattcaaattttcaaataaagtgGTTTCATTATGTTTTACACATTATATATAAACATAATTTGGTTAATTTGCTCTATCCTAAACTAAATACGAATTATTATACTTTACCACAAGA CGACTTGAATTGGATCTGTGAAGGTGTAGCACAAAATCCAGAACAAAAGCAGgcagtaattaatattttacataattctGCACATCCTGCACCGTATATAGTGTTCGGTCCACCTGGCACTGGAAAAACAACAACATTAGTTGAAACCATTTATCAG attAGAAATCGATGGAAGtccaagaaaattttaatatgtGCATCTTCCAATGTAGCAGCAGATGAAATTTCAAAACGATTATTAGCTTTACTTCCCTCTAAAGATATATTTCGGATGTATGCGAGATCTACACATTG gaataatgtaaacaaagatataaaatcTAGTTCAAATTTTATTGATAATGCAGTGCTTTTTTTATcaaaggaaatttttattttgaaaaaaatagttattgtaacattaatgaCATGTGTAAG TGTTTATAATAAAGAAGAAAGCATGATTGTAGCATATTACATAAATAAATTGATGCAGAACAAAATTGGTGGACGTAATATTCAAGAAAAAGATATTGGTGTTATAACGCCATTCGCGGCACAAAATATTCTGATTAATAAGTATCTAAACTCAAAAGGATTAAAAAAGATAATTTGTGGAACAGTAGAAAGGTTCCAAGGACTAgagaaagaaattataattttatctaCTGTAAGATCTAAATCTTTTAATCATAATGGTATAGAACACATTGGTTTTTTGTCTAATGCAAAG agattCAATGTGGCCTTAACAAGAGCAAAATGTTTTTTAATAGTAATAGGAAATCCCTCTATCCTCTGTAAAGATGAGTGTTGGAAACATTTATGGGAATATTGTGATATAAACAATGCATGTAGTATTATTGATGTTAATCTTAtgcgaaaaataataaattaa
- the Bbip1 gene encoding BBSome interacting protein 1 isoform X4 — translation MSELIDSSTEKIDVVLPRQGLLYQEENLDYILCKPKLIPLKSVTLEKLEKMQRDAELKIREVSEEESKENENE, via the coding sequence ATGTCAGAGTTGATAGATAGTTCTACAGAAAAGATTGATGTAGTCCTTCCCAGGCAAGGCTTATTATACCAAGAAGAAAATCTGGATTATATACTTTGCAAACCTAAGTTAATTCCATTAAAATCAGTTACATTAGAAAAGCTGGAAAAGATGCAAAGAGATGCAGAGTTAAAAATTCGAGAAGTTTCGGAGGAAGAGAGCAAAGAGAATGAGAATGAGTAG
- the LOC143143982 gene encoding WD repeat domain phosphoinositide-interacting protein 4 isoform X2, whose translation MKFSTKHCVTGCFTCCMESGLRVYNVEPLVENAHLVNDTMGSIAIAEMLWRTNIIAIVGGGTKPKFAENTVLIYDDLSKKFVMEVTFTSPIKAVRLRRDKMIVALQREIHVFSFPMPTQRLLTLETRDNPKGLIEVATLATAQKQLLAFPGHKQGSVQLVDLGATEAGSSSTPTTLAAHQGALACLAVNSSGTMVATASTQGTLVRVWDSIRKHLLVELRRGADPATLYCITFSRDSEFLCASSDKGTVHIFALKDTQLNRRSTFSKMGFLGTYVESQWALATFTVPPECACMCAFGTRSSVIAICMDGTFHKYVFTIDGNCNRETFDVFLDVCDHDDF comes from the exons ATGAAATTCTCTACTAAACATTGTGTTACAG gaTGCTTTACATGTTGTATGGAATCTGGTCTTAGGGTATATAATGTAGAACCATTAGTTGAAAATGCACATTTGGTAAATGACACAATGGGAAGTATTGCCATTGCAGAGATGCTTTGGAGGACAAATATTATTGCCATAGTAGGTGGTGGCACGAAACCAAAGTTTGCAGAAAATACAGTACTTATTTATGATGATCTCTCTAAAAAGTTTGTAATGGAAGTCACATTTACCAGTCCTATTAAAGCTGTTAGATTGCGCAGAGATAA AATGATAGTGGCGCTTCAACGTGAGATACATGTCTTTTCATTTCCTATGCCAACACAAAGATTGTTAACTTTAGAAACAAGAGATAATCCAAAGGGATTGATTGAAGTTGCTACTTTAGCCACTGCACAAAAACAGCTTCTTGCTTTTCCTGGCCATAAGCAAGGCAGTGTACAATTGGTTGATCTTGGTGCTACAGAAGCTGGAAGTTCTAGCACTCCTACAACTCTTGCAGCACATCAA GGTGCATTGGCTTGTCTCGCAGTTAACAGCAGTGGAACTATGGTTGCAACTGCTTCCACACAGGGTACTTTAGTTAGAGTATGGGACAGCATACGTAAACACTTGTTGGTGGAATTGAGAAGAGGTGCTGACCCTGCTACACTTTATTG TATTACATTCAGTAGAGATTCGGAATTTTTATGTGCTTCCAGTGACAAAGGAACAGTACATATATTTGCATTGAAAGACACACAATTAAATCGCAGATCTAC CTTTTCAAAAATGGGATTTCTGGGAACTTATGTTGAAAGTCAGTGGGCACTGGCAACTTTCACAGTACCACCAGAATGTGCTTGTATGTGTGCATTTGGTACAAGAAGTTCTGTTATAG CTATTTGTATGGATGGAACATTTCACAAGTATGTTTTTACCATTGATGGAAATTGCAACCGTGAAACATTTGATGTCTTCCTAGATGTTTGTGATCATGACGATTTTTAA
- the LOC143143982 gene encoding WD repeat domain phosphoinositide-interacting protein 4 isoform X1, translated as MQNQMAGERNILSLQFNQDQGCFTCCMESGLRVYNVEPLVENAHLVNDTMGSIAIAEMLWRTNIIAIVGGGTKPKFAENTVLIYDDLSKKFVMEVTFTSPIKAVRLRRDKMIVALQREIHVFSFPMPTQRLLTLETRDNPKGLIEVATLATAQKQLLAFPGHKQGSVQLVDLGATEAGSSSTPTTLAAHQGALACLAVNSSGTMVATASTQGTLVRVWDSIRKHLLVELRRGADPATLYCITFSRDSEFLCASSDKGTVHIFALKDTQLNRRSTFSKMGFLGTYVESQWALATFTVPPECACMCAFGTRSSVIAICMDGTFHKYVFTIDGNCNRETFDVFLDVCDHDDF; from the exons atgcAAAATCAAATGGCTggtgaaagaaatattcttagTTTACAGTTTAATCAGGACCAAG gaTGCTTTACATGTTGTATGGAATCTGGTCTTAGGGTATATAATGTAGAACCATTAGTTGAAAATGCACATTTGGTAAATGACACAATGGGAAGTATTGCCATTGCAGAGATGCTTTGGAGGACAAATATTATTGCCATAGTAGGTGGTGGCACGAAACCAAAGTTTGCAGAAAATACAGTACTTATTTATGATGATCTCTCTAAAAAGTTTGTAATGGAAGTCACATTTACCAGTCCTATTAAAGCTGTTAGATTGCGCAGAGATAA AATGATAGTGGCGCTTCAACGTGAGATACATGTCTTTTCATTTCCTATGCCAACACAAAGATTGTTAACTTTAGAAACAAGAGATAATCCAAAGGGATTGATTGAAGTTGCTACTTTAGCCACTGCACAAAAACAGCTTCTTGCTTTTCCTGGCCATAAGCAAGGCAGTGTACAATTGGTTGATCTTGGTGCTACAGAAGCTGGAAGTTCTAGCACTCCTACAACTCTTGCAGCACATCAA GGTGCATTGGCTTGTCTCGCAGTTAACAGCAGTGGAACTATGGTTGCAACTGCTTCCACACAGGGTACTTTAGTTAGAGTATGGGACAGCATACGTAAACACTTGTTGGTGGAATTGAGAAGAGGTGCTGACCCTGCTACACTTTATTG TATTACATTCAGTAGAGATTCGGAATTTTTATGTGCTTCCAGTGACAAAGGAACAGTACATATATTTGCATTGAAAGACACACAATTAAATCGCAGATCTAC CTTTTCAAAAATGGGATTTCTGGGAACTTATGTTGAAAGTCAGTGGGCACTGGCAACTTTCACAGTACCACCAGAATGTGCTTGTATGTGTGCATTTGGTACAAGAAGTTCTGTTATAG CTATTTGTATGGATGGAACATTTCACAAGTATGTTTTTACCATTGATGGAAATTGCAACCGTGAAACATTTGATGTCTTCCTAGATGTTTGTGATCATGACGATTTTTAA
- the LOC143144266 gene encoding putative helicase mov-10-B.1 isoform X2, with amino-acid sequence MEAYEKQLIMASHNLKNQLLTKVFDTFCINVPTLNTDNAFVTFGDIVKLQNVRSKRAYFSRITDIEKHNIYVSLLRKNNEQHDLEQEVNVYFYDSNFQIKWFHYVLHIIYKHNLVNLLYPKLNTNYYTLPQDDLNWICEGVAQNPEQKQAVINILHNSAHPAPYIVFGPPGTGKTTTLVETIYQIRNRWKSKKILICASSNVAADEISKRLLALLPSKDIFRMYARSTHWNNVNKDIKSSSNFIDNAVLFLSKEIFILKKIVIVTLMTCVRFVSLNLRKNHFSYIFIDEASQTIELETLIPFTLTSSKNDLHAQIIIAGDPYQLGPVIHNKKIEHLLGKSMLERLLECEPYQKVENKYNSRYITKLVRNYRSRKPIIHISNKLFYDNELLCYNISNINKLALDWSEISNKTFPILFLGVDGNEKRNQNKSVYNKEESMIVAYYINKLMQNKIGGRNIQEKDIGVITPFAAQNILINKYLNSKGLKKIICGTVERFQGLEKEIIILSTVRSKSFNHNGIEHIGFLSNAKRFNVALTRAKCFLIVIGNPSILCKDECWKHLWEYCDINNACSIIDVNLMRKIIN; translated from the exons atggAAGCCTATGAAAAGCAATTAATTATGGCAtcacataatttaaaaaatcagtTGCTTACAAAAGTTTTCGACACATTTTGTATTAATGTACCCACATTAAATACAGATAATGCATTTGTTACATTTGGTGATATAGTAAAACTTCAAAACGTACGATCAAAACGTGCATATTTCAGTAGAATAACTGACATTGAAAAACAcaacatatatgtttcattatTACGCAA AAACAACGAACAGCATGATTTGGAACAAGAAGTCAATGTTTATTTTTatgattcaaattttcaaataaagtgGTTTCATTATGTTTTACACATTATATATAAACATAATTTGGTTAATTTGCTCTATCCTAAACTAAATACGAATTATTATACTTTACCACAAGA CGACTTGAATTGGATCTGTGAAGGTGTAGCACAAAATCCAGAACAAAAGCAGgcagtaattaatattttacataattctGCACATCCTGCACCGTATATAGTGTTCGGTCCACCTGGCACTGGAAAAACAACAACATTAGTTGAAACCATTTATCAG attAGAAATCGATGGAAGtccaagaaaattttaatatgtGCATCTTCCAATGTAGCAGCAGATGAAATTTCAAAACGATTATTAGCTTTACTTCCCTCTAAAGATATATTTCGGATGTATGCGAGATCTACACATTG gaataatgtaaacaaagatataaaatcTAGTTCAAATTTTATTGATAATGCAGTGCTTTTTTTATcaaaggaaatttttattttgaaaaaaatagttattgtaacattaatgaCATGTGTAAG ATTTGTATCACTCAATTTACGAAAAAATCATTTCTCATATATATTCATTGATGAAGCAAGTCAAACTATAGAACTAGAAACATTAATTCCATTTACACTAACAAGTTCAAAAAATGATTTGCATGCTCAAATTATTATTGCTGGTGATCCTTATCAATTAGGTCCTGTAATtcataataaaaaaattgaacatttacTTG gaAAGTCAATGTTAGAAAGATTATTGGAATGTGAACCATATCAAAAagtggaaaataaatataattcgcGTTACATAACGAAATTAGTTCGAAATTACCGTTCTCGGAAACCAATTATACATATatctaataaattattttatgataATGAATTACTATGTTATAACATCTCAAATATAAACAAGCTAGCTTTAGACTGGTCGGAAATATCAAATAAAACATTTCCTATATTATTTCTTGGAGTTGATGGTAATGAAAAACGGAACCAAAATAAAAG TGTTTATAATAAAGAAGAAAGCATGATTGTAGCATATTACATAAATAAATTGATGCAGAACAAAATTGGTGGACGTAATATTCAAGAAAAAGATATTGGTGTTATAACGCCATTCGCGGCACAAAATATTCTGATTAATAAGTATCTAAACTCAAAAGGATTAAAAAAGATAATTTGTGGAACAGTAGAAAGGTTCCAAGGACTAgagaaagaaattataattttatctaCTGTAAGATCTAAATCTTTTAATCATAATGGTATAGAACACATTGGTTTTTTGTCTAATGCAAAG agattCAATGTGGCCTTAACAAGAGCAAAATGTTTTTTAATAGTAATAGGAAATCCCTCTATCCTCTGTAAAGATGAGTGTTGGAAACATTTATGGGAATATTGTGATATAAACAATGCATGTAGTATTATTGATGTTAATCTTAtgcgaaaaataataaattaa
- the Bbip1 gene encoding BBSome interacting protein 1 isoform X3: MFKFLANMSELIDSSTEKIDVVLPRQGLLYQEENLDYILCKPKLIPLKSVTLEKLEKMQRDAELKIREVSEEESKENENE; this comes from the exons ATGTTCaaat TTCTAGCAAACATGTCAGAGTTGATAGATAGTTCTACAGAAAAGATTGATGTAGTCCTTCCCAGGCAAGGCTTATTATACCAAGAAGAAAATCTGGATTATATACTTTGCAAACCTAAGTTAATTCCATTAAAATCAGTTACATTAGAAAAGCTGGAAAAGATGCAAAGAGATGCAGAGTTAAAAATTCGAGAAGTTTCGGAGGAAGAGAGCAAAGAGAATGAGAATGAGTAG
- the Bbip1 gene encoding BBSome interacting protein 1 isoform X2, protein MTSYLAVLANMSELIDSSTEKIDVVLPRQGLLYQEENLDYILCKPKLIPLKSVTLEKLEKMQRDAELKIREVSEEESKENENE, encoded by the exons ATGACTTC ATATCTTGCAGTTCTAGCAAACATGTCAGAGTTGATAGATAGTTCTACAGAAAAGATTGATGTAGTCCTTCCCAGGCAAGGCTTATTATACCAAGAAGAAAATCTGGATTATATACTTTGCAAACCTAAGTTAATTCCATTAAAATCAGTTACATTAGAAAAGCTGGAAAAGATGCAAAGAGATGCAGAGTTAAAAATTCGAGAAGTTTCGGAGGAAGAGAGCAAAGAGAATGAGAATGAGTAG
- the LOC143144266 gene encoding putative helicase mov-10-B.1 isoform X1: protein MAKDIKQDKSTIIGECSHCTSFGVSKLLKLKTFELPPDLHKALKNNLIEHPHDSQLCKNYVQLINNLSYVKKIKPEHYLILFKILIYMEAYEKQLIMASHNLKNQLLTKVFDTFCINVPTLNTDNAFVTFGDIVKLQNVRSKRAYFSRITDIEKHNIYVSLLRKNNEQHDLEQEVNVYFYDSNFQIKWFHYVLHIIYKHNLVNLLYPKLNTNYYTLPQDDLNWICEGVAQNPEQKQAVINILHNSAHPAPYIVFGPPGTGKTTTLVETIYQIRNRWKSKKILICASSNVAADEISKRLLALLPSKDIFRMYARSTHWNNVNKDIKSSSNFIDNAVLFLSKEIFILKKIVIVTLMTCVRFVSLNLRKNHFSYIFIDEASQTIELETLIPFTLTSSKNDLHAQIIIAGDPYQLGPVIHNKKIEHLLGKSMLERLLECEPYQKVENKYNSRYITKLVRNYRSRKPIIHISNKLFYDNELLCYNISNINKLALDWSEISNKTFPILFLGVDGNEKRNQNKSVYNKEESMIVAYYINKLMQNKIGGRNIQEKDIGVITPFAAQNILINKYLNSKGLKKIICGTVERFQGLEKEIIILSTVRSKSFNHNGIEHIGFLSNAKRFNVALTRAKCFLIVIGNPSILCKDECWKHLWEYCDINNACSIIDVNLMRKIIN, encoded by the exons ATGGCAAAAGATATTAAACAGGACAAAAGTACAATTATTGGGGAATGTTC GCACTGCACCAGTTTTGGTGTATCTAagctattaaaattaaaaacttttgaACTACCTCCTGATTTACACAAGGctttaaagaataatttaatagaacATCCTCATGATAGTcaattatgtaaaaattatgtaCAACTTATTAATAATCTTTcatatgtaaaaaaaataaaaccagaacattatttgatattatttaaaattttaatatatatggAAGCCTATGAAAAGCAATTAATTATGGCAtcacataatttaaaaaatcagtTGCTTACAAAAGTTTTCGACACATTTTGTATTAATGTACCCACATTAAATACAGATAATGCATTTGTTACATTTGGTGATATAGTAAAACTTCAAAACGTACGATCAAAACGTGCATATTTCAGTAGAATAACTGACATTGAAAAACAcaacatatatgtttcattatTACGCAA AAACAACGAACAGCATGATTTGGAACAAGAAGTCAATGTTTATTTTTatgattcaaattttcaaataaagtgGTTTCATTATGTTTTACACATTATATATAAACATAATTTGGTTAATTTGCTCTATCCTAAACTAAATACGAATTATTATACTTTACCACAAGA CGACTTGAATTGGATCTGTGAAGGTGTAGCACAAAATCCAGAACAAAAGCAGgcagtaattaatattttacataattctGCACATCCTGCACCGTATATAGTGTTCGGTCCACCTGGCACTGGAAAAACAACAACATTAGTTGAAACCATTTATCAG attAGAAATCGATGGAAGtccaagaaaattttaatatgtGCATCTTCCAATGTAGCAGCAGATGAAATTTCAAAACGATTATTAGCTTTACTTCCCTCTAAAGATATATTTCGGATGTATGCGAGATCTACACATTG gaataatgtaaacaaagatataaaatcTAGTTCAAATTTTATTGATAATGCAGTGCTTTTTTTATcaaaggaaatttttattttgaaaaaaatagttattgtaacattaatgaCATGTGTAAG ATTTGTATCACTCAATTTACGAAAAAATCATTTCTCATATATATTCATTGATGAAGCAAGTCAAACTATAGAACTAGAAACATTAATTCCATTTACACTAACAAGTTCAAAAAATGATTTGCATGCTCAAATTATTATTGCTGGTGATCCTTATCAATTAGGTCCTGTAATtcataataaaaaaattgaacatttacTTG gaAAGTCAATGTTAGAAAGATTATTGGAATGTGAACCATATCAAAAagtggaaaataaatataattcgcGTTACATAACGAAATTAGTTCGAAATTACCGTTCTCGGAAACCAATTATACATATatctaataaattattttatgataATGAATTACTATGTTATAACATCTCAAATATAAACAAGCTAGCTTTAGACTGGTCGGAAATATCAAATAAAACATTTCCTATATTATTTCTTGGAGTTGATGGTAATGAAAAACGGAACCAAAATAAAAG TGTTTATAATAAAGAAGAAAGCATGATTGTAGCATATTACATAAATAAATTGATGCAGAACAAAATTGGTGGACGTAATATTCAAGAAAAAGATATTGGTGTTATAACGCCATTCGCGGCACAAAATATTCTGATTAATAAGTATCTAAACTCAAAAGGATTAAAAAAGATAATTTGTGGAACAGTAGAAAGGTTCCAAGGACTAgagaaagaaattataattttatctaCTGTAAGATCTAAATCTTTTAATCATAATGGTATAGAACACATTGGTTTTTTGTCTAATGCAAAG agattCAATGTGGCCTTAACAAGAGCAAAATGTTTTTTAATAGTAATAGGAAATCCCTCTATCCTCTGTAAAGATGAGTGTTGGAAACATTTATGGGAATATTGTGATATAAACAATGCATGTAGTATTATTGATGTTAATCTTAtgcgaaaaataataaattaa
- the LOC143143985 gene encoding uncharacterized protein LOC143143985 — protein sequence MFSWVLDTMRLTGWRYVAFVGCFVGLVGIQSYFVIISPMINPEPYKRIREQLTTKH from the exons ATGTTTTCTTGGGTCTTAGATACAATGCGATTAACAGGTTGGCGGTACGTTGCATTTGTAGGATGTTTCGTAGGACTTGTAGGAATACAGAGCTATTTCGTAATTATAAGCCCTATGATTAATCCAGAACCATACA AACGCATAAGAGAACAACTTACAACTAAACATTGA
- the Bbip1 gene encoding BBSome interacting protein 1 isoform X1 gives MRNSSCIDVQIYLAVLANMSELIDSSTEKIDVVLPRQGLLYQEENLDYILCKPKLIPLKSVTLEKLEKMQRDAELKIREVSEEESKENENE, from the exons ATGAGAAATTCTTCTTGTATTGATGTTCaaat ATATCTTGCAGTTCTAGCAAACATGTCAGAGTTGATAGATAGTTCTACAGAAAAGATTGATGTAGTCCTTCCCAGGCAAGGCTTATTATACCAAGAAGAAAATCTGGATTATATACTTTGCAAACCTAAGTTAATTCCATTAAAATCAGTTACATTAGAAAAGCTGGAAAAGATGCAAAGAGATGCAGAGTTAAAAATTCGAGAAGTTTCGGAGGAAGAGAGCAAAGAGAATGAGAATGAGTAG